A window from Chrysemys picta bellii isolate R12L10 chromosome 2, ASM1138683v2, whole genome shotgun sequence encodes these proteins:
- the CMC1 gene encoding COX assembly mitochondrial protein homolog isoform X1: MQANNRKRAPAWTVREVLDLIAIWGEDSVLAELCSKRRNAKTFEKISKGMMERGHNRDSDQCRVKVKELRQAYQKTKEANGCSGSEPRTCRFYDELHAVLGGAATTTPPLTVDSEAGIISSATPEDSVDGEEEEDELAESTQHSVLPNSQDLFLSLTEVPSQASTQDHDPMEGTSAAANSSSLPPPSRRLSQIRRRKKKTRDEMFAEIMESTRSDRAHLNEWKDTVSKYRKEASERKERRDQREERRDARDERWRQEDQRRQDATLGLLREQTDMLRRLVELQERQQDNRVPLQPLYNPPHHVP; encoded by the exons atgcaggccaataatcgaaaaagagcaccagcatggaccgtacgggaggtactggatctgatcgctatatggggagaggattcagtgctagcagaactttgttcgaaaagacgaaatgccaaaacttttgaaaaaatctccaagggcatgatggagagaggccacaatagggactcagatcagtgccgcgtgaaagtcaaggagctcagacaagcctatcaaaaaacaaaggaggcaaacggttgctccgggtcagagccgcggacatgccgcttctatgacgagctgcatgcagttctagggggggccgccaccactaccccacctctgaccgtggattccgaggcgggaataatctcatcagctacacctgaggattctgtggacggggaagaggaggaggacgagcttgcagagagcacccagcactccgttctccccaacagccaggatctttttctcagcctgactgaagtaccctcccaagccagtacccaagaccatgaccccatggaagggacctcag cagctgcaaattcttcaagcctccctcctccgtcccgaaggctatcacagataaggcgtcggaaaaagaagacgcgagacgagatgttcgcagaaatcatggaatccacccgcagtgacagagctcatctgaatgagtggaaggacacggtttcaaagtataggaaagaagccagtgaacgtaaggagaggagggaccaacgtgaggagaggagagacgctcgagatgagaggtggcggcaggaagatcagaggaggcaggatgcaacgctggggctgctgcgtgagcaaacagacatgctccggcgtctggtggagcttcaggaacggcagcaggataacagagtgccgctacagcccctgtataacccccctcaccatgttccatag